A section of the Telopea speciosissima isolate NSW1024214 ecotype Mountain lineage chromosome 3, Tspe_v1, whole genome shotgun sequence genome encodes:
- the LOC122656939 gene encoding F-box protein At5g51380-like: MESLLCDEVLQEILQRLPPSSSSAVPLVCKRWSIVHRNCRYSLFLRFPSANPSSLPAFSSYLSRFPRVSSLTVVLVPPSDNSSPVVSFDVVPDYDDDEETNSSLLSDQILLSVASNCPNLRDFRYLAGPVSPTALLSLSSSCKHMSSLSLTSIRPFSFRWLTFFPALKDLSLVDCGSFDSSNDDESELELPLESLCLSEIRAGDCGLGWLWRRCTKLRRLQLRSCEGTGDGVSFSSFVRCLPGLQELELRTCRTIADGVLLRLAQHCDSLYSLLLYDGGSRDGLLRFISRCRSTLRRLDFRLPLDLDNDHLSAVAENVRELVSLRLQSCCLVTGEGLKTLGTTINAGLEELALINCDVIEKEPGLLTTLGQSLRELRKLDLSYNKMLPDKELVSMLVSCKNLVDVKLKGCRGLTGAALLSMLNNCKLLETIDIKHCCGIETDTVEFFLLNSPRIRQVHVEESKLSGVAKTWVSQKFIQIIG; encoded by the coding sequence ATGGAGAGCTTACTGTGTGATGAGGTTCTGCAAGAAATCCTCCAACGCCTCCCTCCGTCGTCCTCCTCCGCCGTTCCTCTGGTGTGCAAGCGGTGGTCGATTGTCCACCGCAATTGCAggtattctctctttctccgtTTTCCCTCAGCTAACCCTTCTTCTCTACCTGCCTTCTCCTCTTACCTCTCTCGTTTCCCTCGCGTTTCTTCCCTCACTGTCGTTCTCGTCCCCCCTTCCGATAACTCCTCTCCCGTTGTCTCCTTTGATGTTGTTCCTGATTATGATGACGACGAAGAAACCAATTCTTCTCTCTTGTCCGATCAAATCCTCCTTTCTGTGGCCTCCAATTGCCCCAATCTCCGCGACTTTAGATACTTGGCCGGACCCGTCTCCCCAACTGcgcttctttctctctcttcttcttgcaaGCACATGTCCTCCCTCAGCCTCACCTCTATCCGTCCTTTCTCTTTCCGCTGGCTCACCTTCTTCCCTGCCCTGAAGGACCTCTCCCTTGTTGATTGCGGCAGCTTCGACTCCTCCAATGACGATGAATCGGAATTGGAATTACCCTTGGAGAGCCTCTGCTTGTCTGAAATTAGGGCCGGCGATTGCGGCCTCGGTTGGCTGTGGAGGAGATGCACCAAGCTCCGCAGGTTACAGTTGCGCAGCTGTGAAGGCACCGGTGACGGcgtctccttctcttccttcgtAAGGTGCTTGCCCGGTCTCCAAGAATTGGAGCTTCGGACTTGCAGGACTATTGCAGATGGTGTCTTGCTGCGATTAGCCCAACACTGTGACTCGCTCTACTCTCTCCTCTTGTATGATGGGGGAAGCCGTGATGGTCTCCTCCGCTTCATCAGCCGTTGCAGGTCTACTCTGCGGAGGCTCGACTTTCGTCTACCTCTTGACCTCGACAACGATCACCTCTCCGCTGTTGCAGAGAATGTCAGGGAACTGGTCAGCCTTCGCCTCCAGAGCTGCTGCCTCGTCACAGGTGAAGGACTCAAGACCCTGGGCACCACCATCAACGCCGGGCTTGAAGAATTGGCCCTTATTAACTGCGACGTGATCGAGAAAGAACCTGGGTTGCTCACTACTTTGGGTCAAAGCCTCAGGGAGCTTCGTAAATTGGACTTGTCCTATAACAAAATGTTACCGGATAAGGAACTTGTTTCCATGCTTGTCTCCTGTAAGAATCTGGTTGATGTCAAGTTGAAAGGTTGCAGAGGGCTCACGGGTGCTGCTCTGCTGTCCATGTTAAACAACTGCAAGCTTTTGGAGACCATCGACATCAAACATTGTTGTGGGATCGAGACCGACACTGTTGAGTTCTTTCTTCTCAACTCCCCAAGAATCAGACAGGTCCATGTTGAAGAAAGCAAGCTCTCTGGTGTTGCCAAAACATGGGTTTCCCAAAAATTCATCCAAATTATTGGTTGA